From the Candoia aspera isolate rCanAsp1 chromosome 3, rCanAsp1.hap2, whole genome shotgun sequence genome, the window GAATCAAATTTCCCAAGAAAAAATAGATTGTAAAAATGTGAATATGAATGGTGTGCTTAAATATAATACTTAAAAACCAAATCAAATATGACCTCCAGATCAAAAATTCAGCTGCATCAATATGCAGGATGCTTTAAAGTACAGTTGCCATGTTGTCTGGGTATTTCAGGAGCTGAAGTTCAAAATGTTTTGACCGAAGCAGGTTGCTTTAGAATAACAACTAAAAAGACAAATTCTAGACCTGAGAAGTTTACATTCTAAAATTCAGTGCAGGAGTAGAGCAACAGATTAATGAAGATTATTATAGGAATAAAGGAAGAGCAGGACAGTTAGGCAGAACATAGTGATGTAGTGATGGTAGTGAGGTAGTGATGTTTTCAGAGAAGTAggccatttcttttccattttccaagCTACACCTGTGAGGATTGTAGATGTCATAGTTCCTGGTCCTGCAGTGCAAAGTAATTGCTTTTAGGTCCTTTGATCAAACATTGTGATCAGTTATGTTTCTTCCTCATCAGATTTGTGTTTCTTGCTTTGATaattttagaatatattttagagatcttaGCATATGGAAAAATATGAACAAGTAATATTAGtaaaaatcttgcaaagaaaaaaatgagttacTCGTACTCTGTCCTAGGCCTTCTTCAGGTTTCTTTCATTCTGTAACTGGAAAGCTTAGTGATCTATTTATATACTCCTGAAAGTAAATTAGGATATGCCACTAAAAGCTATAAATTATCAGTTGAGGTTAAAACCATGTACATGTATGACCAAAACACATGAACCCAACTTTTTTGTCAGTGGCTAACTTGATTAATCAGTAGGGCATAAGCCCTCAGTTGGTCTGCTTACCAAGTGCCATACCAAACTGTGTAAGCCAATAGTTTGTGATCTTCTTTAGCCTATAATTACTCATACTTTGTACACCCAACCTCTATTCAGTATTACTGGTATATAATGAAAGTGTGGTGAAGTGACATtggttcttcttttgtttttatttatttatttagattttctatcccacctttagtatttttataaataactcaaggcggggaacatacctaatactctttcctcctcctcttttccccacaacaacaaccctgtgaggtgggttgggctgagagagagaatgactggcccaaggtcacccagccagctttcatgcctcaggcgggactagaactcacagtctcctggtttctagtctgttgccttaaccactagaccaaactggcagttAAATAACAATGTAATGGGTCTATTTCTCATTTTTAgacttgtaagctgccttgacaattttatataaaaagtgtgcatcagaaagaaaggaagaaaatctgtttgaaaagTTCTACGTTGTTTTGCATTATCATATCTCTCTTGAAAAAAAGAGGTATCTGGCAACTTTAATTTGCTTTTACATCTCTCAATTTATAATATTCTTTTACATTTAGCAAATAGGATTACTTCATAAATTAAACATATTCACATCACATTAATTCATTTACTATGGGGGTGGTTTTAGACAAGCTATTATGTCTCAGACCGAACATCCAGCAGAATTGGAAACAAGAGTTATCAGCTTGTCCTTGTAAATAGGTTAAAAACTAAACACTGACATACATTGTTGGACCACGTTATACTTACTAAACAATGTCTGGGAACTGTTGTGAATGCCTGAAATGCTCTCTCAAATGGCAACTACTATGGCAACAATTGCTATTGGAGAAGCATAACAAATTCAtcatttattattcatatttggGGATTATTTTGCTCATTTAATCTGCTATGTCATTCAAAGCACTCTGGTGTTAGTTGAACTCACTATATTGGGCCCCTTTCCCCTCATTTCATTAAACTTGAAAGACCTATGAAAAATCATCAAAGTACCGTGGTCTGAGTATCATATAAAAATCTCTCCTTTTcctcaactctttttttttatgtGAGGTTGTGTTCTAATACACAACCTCACAtatatgcatgtgcacacacacacacacaaacaattaaataatatattttcagttAGGAGACTAATTGAAGGATTGCTCCAAAATCTGATTCTGAAATAACTCGAAAAAGGTGGTACATTAGAAACCATTGAAAGTGTAGAGATTCGGTACTACAGAGCAATGAGTAAATAACAGGTGAAGGACCTagtaatataaagaaaaatttTATCAACCTTTTATCATAGCATATTTTAAATGATGACCACTATAAGGTCAGCACtagtaaaaaagaaaactcaCCAGATTAGTTTTATCGATCTCAGAATTTAGGATGTTACTTCCATTGCTTGCCAAAAGCACATCAGAGTTTTGCTTGCATGAAATATATTCGGCAGCTTGAACTTTGGGTACTGGAAAAGCGACTTCATGTATCTTGGACTCAGAGGATAAGCAAAGCTGATAGGAATAAGGGATTGTTCCTTCCTCATAATTTGGTGGAAATATAATAGCATTGCTTGAATGGGGAACGGGGCCAAAGCACGGAAGGAATTTCAGATTCCCTGACTGTCGGAGTTTCATCATAATGACCAGAGTTACAGTCAAGAGGAATAGAAATGAGATCAAAGTTAAGGCCAGCACTAGGTAGAACTGCAGCTCAGACTGATGCCCTGAATCAGTgatttggttatttatttctgGCAGTGCCTCTTGGAAGTTTTCAGCGAAAACCAGATTGAGACTGACTGTAGCAGAGAGCGGCGGCTGCCCGTTATCCTTTACTAAGACCACTAGCTTCTGCTTCAGAGCGTCTCTTTCCAAAAACATCCGCAATGTCCTGACTTCACCAGTGTGGGCACCAATTGTGAAGAGCCCTGGCTCAGTGGCTTGCAATAGATGGTAGGACAGCCACGCATTGTGCCCAGAGTCGGCGTCCACAGCCACCACCTTCGTAACCAGATAACCCATCTCTGCTGAGCGAGGCACCATGTCAAAGGAGGCCGAGCCCTCTGCTCCTTGAGAAGGATACAGAATTTGAGGGCTTTGGTCATTTTGGTCCAGGATGAACACCTTCAATGTGGCATTGCTGCTGAGAGGTGGGGAGCCTGCATCTTCAGCCTTCACTAGTACGTGAAACTCTCTGAGTTGTTCATAGTCAAAAGACCGCTGAGAATAGAGAGTGCCAGTTTCTGAGTTAATGGAGAGGTAAGATGGGAGAGGGAGCTCCTCTATTTTGCTCGTGAGGATGGAGTAGGTGATCCTAGCATTACGGCCAAGATCGGGGTCTACAGCTTTGATGCTGAAGATGGAGGCGCCAGCAGGATTGTTCTCTGGCACACAGACAGCATAAGAGGGTTTCTCAAAGGCAGGGGCATTATCGTTGATATCTGAAATCTCCAGTGAGATGGTTTTCTGTGTAGAAAGAGGGGGGGTACCTTTGTCTGTGGCTGTGATTGTAAGATTGTACGCTGGGGTGCTTTCTCTGTCTAGGGGACCATCTGTAAGCAGCTTATAGTAGTTATTAGCTGCTGATACTATTTTGAACGGGGAAGCATTTTGTAAATGGCAGCTAACCTCCCCATTGTCCCCTGAATCTCTATCGTTTATATTGATAAGAGCTATTAATGTTCCTAGTGCAGAATTTTCAGGTATTTCCCTGGATGAGGAGGCAAGAATGACTTCTGGGACATTGTCATTCACATCTAATAGCTTTATTTCAACATTACAATGAGCTACTAATCCACCTCCATCTCTTGCTTCTACCACCATCGCATATTTCTCTGTTTCCTCAAAGTCTATTTCTTCCCTTACTGTTATAAGTCCATCTTGTGGATCTAACTCAAATTTCTGATGAGCATTGTCAGCAATATTGCTAAAGCAGTAGGTGATGTGGCCATTGGAGCCATCGTCTTTGTCTGTAGCTTTCACTTGCATTACAGTAGATCCCTTTGATGCACTCTCGTTGAGGCTGATTTTGTATACTTTTTGAGTGAAGATGGGTGGGTTGTCATTAGCATCCATGACCCTGATCTGTATTTTGGCTGTTCCAGTTCTTGGAGGGTTTCCTCCATCAAGAGCAGTAAGGGTTAAACTAACAGTGCTTTCACTTTCACGATCCAACTGTTTTTCCAGTACTAATTCCGCATACTTGTTTACAGTATCTTGCCTGCTAACTGCTAAAATGAAATATTGATTAATGCTTAGATGATAATCCTGGAATGAATTTGTCCCAATGTCAGGATCTTCTGCTTGTCCAAGAAGAAATGTGGCTCCTGGTAAGGAGGATTCACTTATCTCCAGCTTGATATCACCATTTAAGAAATGTGGTGCATTATCATTAATATCTTGGATCTCTACTGTTATATAAAATATGTCCATAGGGTTGGCACTCACTACTTCAAAACTGATGGGGCAGAATGCAGTTTCCCCACAGATTTCCTCTCTGTCAATCCTGTCGTTTACATACAGATTCCCATTTTCGGCATTGATGGAGAAGTATTGCTTTTTGCCTAAAGAAAGGATATGCAGGTTGCGATTTCCCACTTCTGCAGTATTCAGTCTCAAATCCTTGGCAAGATTCCCCACAATGGAACCCTTTCCCATTTCCTCTGGAATTGAATAGCGAACGTGCTCCGAGACAGTCTGGCAGAGGAAAGACAATAAGAAGAGGAGAGGTACTTGCCTTTTTACAGACCTGCTCTTAGCTTTGCTCCTGCCGTCCATCCCACTTGCTGTGAAAAGTGCTTTGTGCGATCCAGGAAGCTGAGGAGTTTCAAATTCCCACTAGGACACCGAAAGAAAGGGAGCACAAACAGGGGCCCGGGTTTCTCCTGAGTTTATCTCCATTGCAGTGGTTTTCTTTTCTCAGCCATGGTCTTGCATATCCCTCAGTCCTGCTGTTTGGCTGCGCTGCACTCGGTGACTGGATAGTCAGACCAGAGCGCAGGAAGCCCCATTAGATTTCCAGCTCCTTTCTGAGAACTGTGTTGGCCAACAGCGGCCCTCTGAGTCTCAGTGCAGAACTGCAAGAAGTGTCTGGttctaggtttttaaaaagaaataacctGGATCCTCCTACATATAATAATGTAATCTC encodes:
- the LOC134494660 gene encoding protocadherin gamma-B5-like, with the translated sequence MDGRSKAKSRSVKRQVPLLFLLSFLCQTVSEHVRYSIPEEMGKGSIVGNLAKDLRLNTAEVGNRNLHILSLGKKQYFSINAENGNLYVNDRIDREEICGETAFCPISFEVVSANPMDIFYITVEIQDINDNAPHFLNGDIKLEISESSLPGATFLLGQAEDPDIGTNSFQDYHLSINQYFILAVSRQDTVNKYAELVLEKQLDRESESTVSLTLTALDGGNPPRTGTAKIQIRVMDANDNPPIFTQKVYKISLNESASKGSTVMQVKATDKDDGSNGHITYCFSNIADNAHQKFELDPQDGLITVREEIDFEETEKYAMVVEARDGGGLVAHCNVEIKLLDVNDNVPEVILASSSREIPENSALGTLIALININDRDSGDNGEVSCHLQNASPFKIVSAANNYYKLLTDGPLDRESTPAYNLTITATDKGTPPLSTQKTISLEISDINDNAPAFEKPSYAVCVPENNPAGASIFSIKAVDPDLGRNARITYSILTSKIEELPLPSYLSINSETGTLYSQRSFDYEQLREFHVLVKAEDAGSPPLSSNATLKVFILDQNDQSPQILYPSQGAEGSASFDMVPRSAEMGYLVTKVVAVDADSGHNAWLSYHLLQATEPGLFTIGAHTGEVRTLRMFLERDALKQKLVVLVKDNGQPPLSATVSLNLVFAENFQEALPEINNQITDSGHQSELQFYLVLALTLISFLFLLTVTLVIMMKLRQSGNLKFLPCFGPVPHSSNAIIFPPNYEEGTIPYSYQLCLSSESKIHEVAFPVPKVQAAEYISCKQNSDVLLASNGSNILNSEIDKTNLVSFLFY